From Paenibacillus sp. V4I7, the proteins below share one genomic window:
- a CDS encoding HIT family protein has product MSCFICDKHLGNINQPPGGYIYEDEHWMVCHFPAQQSVLGRIVLESKRHFLDFSDMSEEEAGSYGVLIKKLYSALKQVTEAERVYSLVTIDGVPHFHVHFIPRRSDSPTKGMDFIKQDWSCSEIDAFNVARKLYLILNSTDKIKI; this is encoded by the coding sequence ATGTCATGTTTTATATGTGACAAGCATTTAGGTAATATAAACCAACCACCTGGTGGGTACATTTACGAAGATGAGCACTGGATGGTTTGCCATTTTCCTGCACAACAATCTGTTTTAGGGCGAATAGTTTTAGAATCCAAGCGTCACTTTCTCGACTTTTCCGATATGTCAGAAGAAGAAGCTGGATCGTACGGAGTATTGATTAAGAAGTTGTATTCTGCCCTCAAACAAGTCACTGAAGCAGAACGTGTGTACTCACTAGTAACGATTGATGGTGTCCCACATTTTCATGTACATTTTATTCCTCGAAGAAGCGATAGCCCAACAAAAGGGATGGATTTCATTAAACAAGATTGGTCTTGCAGTGAAATAGATGCCTTTAATGTCGCACGGAAACTGTATCTTATTCTCAACTCGACCGATAAGATAAAGATTTAG